The genomic window GTCCCGTCGGTGCCTCAAAATCTCCGGTACAGCATGAACTGCTTGAATTCCAGATCATTGTGTAGAATCGGCAGGATTTGGACGTGTAAAACCACCAGTAGTAGGTAGCCTTGTATATATACATTTTTTGGTGTTGGTGGCCTTTTTTCTTAGAGGAAGGTAACCTTGTATATCTAGGTCTCATTTGGAACACATGGATTTCACGGGATTGAGCCCATGAACAAGATTGGGCGTAAATGAGGATTGGGCTGTACGTCTGGCGTAAACATGGTCCATCCGCTGATCCTTCGGCCCATCAGCAGAATTGGCAGCGTATCCCGGtagcgcggccgcggcggggcGAAATCGTCTTCCGCGCGGGCGGGGACACACGGGTAGAAGTGGGCGAGCGCCGGCGGGGCGGTCACAACCGGTGGCAACCCGCGCCTTGTGTCCGTCGATCGGTAGAGCGGCCTACGGAAGGCGGAGACCTGGCGGCAGCAGACTTGTGGGTGGATTCCTCGGGTGTGTGTAATTCAGGGTTTTCTGTAGGGATATTTGCTCATTTGTCATTCTCAGTAGGTAGTAATTATTACTGAGGCATATGTGAGGTTTTCTGAATCTATACATATAAGCTAGGATAATAAATAGGATATCACTCAGGAGTCTCTGATGGTAAATAAGCGAATGCCCCTCGGCCTAAAGGCTAAGCTGAATTGCTGGAGTTTAACTTTGAAGTATAATGCAAAAACACAGAGAGTAAAAGGTAACCAGATATTGCAGCACACCACCAAGGCTCCTTGAGTACAACAATCTAGCATCGTGTCTAAATATATGTGCATGCCCACGTACATATACATCACGAGATTACTCAGTACTCAGGACAACACCACTCACACACTGCACGACACAAAGAACGACGTCGAGCTCGATCAGCGGCGGCACACTCCGGGCAAAAAAAACTATCCACACGCCCAGCTTAATACGGCAGGGACGCACACAGTTGGATCATGGACGTAATCCAGGTCACGGCTTCGTCTTGAGCTCCGGGAAGTGGAACTCGGGGACGCCGGGCATCTCGGGCTTGGGGGGCAGCTCCGCCTTGGGGATCGGAGGCAGCTCAGTCTTCGGCGGCAGGTGCACTTCTGGGAACGGGGGCAGCTCCGGCTTCGGTGGCAGCTCGACCTTGGGCAGCGGCGGCAGCTCGTGCTCTGGCACTGGCAGCTCCGGCACGGCCGGGTGCTCCTCAGGCGCCGCCTCCTCGAGGTGTCTCGCCGCGCTGCTAGTCGTGCCGGCGCACGCGAGCAGCAGCGCCGCGAGGAAGACGAGTGTCTTGGTGTTCTTGGAAACCATGTTGCTTGGTGCGTGCGTGATTCTTTTGTTGCATGTATGTGTTCGGATCCAGCACAAGTATCGGGATGGATCCGTTCGTGCCAGCATACGTGAGCGTTCTGGAAGTCCCGCGCTTCGGGGGCTTGCTAGGTGATCTGCATTTTTGCGGTTGGTTCTGGGGCGCTCGTGTCGTGTGATCCGGCCGTTGGGCCTTTGTTTGGCTGATGATTTGGTTGGAAATTGAGGGTTTGATTGGTTGCCAACCAACCACCCAATAAGGCTCAGTGAATGCAAGATTTTGGATATGatttgtgtttggttgcttacAAAGAGGCAGTCTGGCACAGAAGACGCAAAAATTCTCTTTTGGGCCAGGCTAAGAGAAACGCTCGGTTCGATCTTCTTTGGTGAGTTAGGTCCAGTTAATAATatcattagtgagtgattagcaAATAATAAGTGTTATTTCctccgatcataaatacttatcgctTTAATCAAGATTcggtcaaatttttaaaattttaaccgtCGATAGCTTctgaaatatttagtttgaaaatataaaaatcacacgtatagatttatcttaattttttttataatattatattttttattaggtattataactatattcctataaaaaaaataacggACAAAGTTGCACATGGAGACCGTGAAAAATCAAAAGtaataagtatttatgaccgaagAGAGTATTAATATATTTCGAAATGGATTAAGACATGAATAGATACATTAAGAGCTATTACAATGTGTTATTGAATAATTAAGACATGAATATTGTATTAACACTTTTTTGCTAATGTTTTTCCCACGCAATACGACCACCCAAACAGCTTCTCAGTCTAACATGTCCCAACAATACAACTAACCAAACAAGCTTAGTTGCATCCCCTCAACCAGTACTCACTAAACTAGACTCACAAGAATAGCTAGACTGACAGTTTAAtgggcaaccaatcacaccctaaGTAATCAGGGCACCAGCCACGCTTTGCGCGCCGTGTCAAGGGAACTTGCGGAATTGAGTCCCAAATTAAGTTTAATTGAAGGAAACCAGGTTATAAGTTTCATTGATATTTCTCTGTACCCACATATTTCTCTGTACGCACAAATAACGGTGATCCAGGTTATAAGTTTCATTGAAGGAAACCAGCTGTACTATGCAAGACAGTCAAG from Phragmites australis chromosome 14, lpPhrAust1.1, whole genome shotgun sequence includes these protein-coding regions:
- the LOC133891114 gene encoding protein PELPK1-like, with the protein product MLARTDPSRYLCWIRTHTCNKRITHAPSNMVSKNTKTLVFLAALLLACAGTTSSAARHLEEAAPEEHPAVPELPVPEHELPPLPKVELPPKPELPPFPEVHLPPKTELPPIPKAELPPKPEMPGVPEFHFPELKTKP